One Octopus sinensis linkage group LG20, ASM634580v1, whole genome shotgun sequence DNA window includes the following coding sequences:
- the LOC115222483 gene encoding RNA-binding protein Nova-1 isoform X7, with protein MTRLDLHTSVYNIEDNNLFDRCELASFPAWRGTIGTPDDYSCEYKSDSGENVHLKILVPSAAAGAIIGKGGETIAQVQKDAGARVKMSKANDHYPGTSERVCLITGSVEAVRKVHTFIMEKIREKPEPNPKLDENKSTYERHRQTIDLAAPTQFDRLQPSDSLEPFLQVKILVPNSTAGMIIGKGGIYIKQIKEESGAYVQISQKSKETNLPERCVTVAGDVESNRRAVDMILQKIVEDPQSGSCPNISYADYTGPVASANPTGSPFANTDYIQNRSTEIGLANNNFGAFGFGFNGNAFGNNIGASMTNLNLNAALSGGTSNSINSTALDNIKITLRGNGFSDQATEEISTAMNTLASYGILASMGLGMGSLNNLANLGTGSGLGTGLNLNSSGLQGSSMMSSSTTSTTSVSSPFFNTTTSTNSAGSLFGPVGSGSSGLGSSGSTGANSSLFSNSSPSIGNERYGGSPMLNDSFGNAANYPSNPGFTGTPSIAGDRSPNVNQNSFGLGTGIYSPADDKSAPATKQEMEVPETIVGAILGPGGKGIVEIQQFTGTNIQISKKGVYVPGTRNRVVTITGTPNNISKAQLFIQRRLQQEEMKRARQASTR; from the exons GGGAGAATGTCCACCTTAAGATTTTAGTTCCAAGTGCAGCTGCTGGAGCCATTATTGGCAAAGGTGGAGAGACAATTGCACAAGTGCAGAAAGATGCAGGAGCCAGAGTAAAGATGTCGAAAGCTAATGATCATTATCCTG gGACATCCGAACGAGTGTGTCTTATAACTGGTTCAGTTGAAGCTGTTAGGAAAGTCCATACTTTTATTATGGAAAAAATCAGGGAAAAACCAGAACCTAACCCCAAATTAGATGAAAATAAAAGTACCTATGAACGGCACCGGCAG ACAATAGATTTAGCTGCTCCAACCCAATTTGACAGGCTCCAGCCCTCTGATAGTCTAGAACCATTTTTACAG GTGAAAATCTTAGTCCCTAATAGTACTGCAGGAATGATAATTGGTAAAGGTggcatttatataaaacaaattaaggAGGAAAGTGGAGCGTATGTGCAGATATCTCAAAagtcaaaagaaacaaatttgccAGAACGCTGTGTAACAGTTGCAG GTGATGTTGAGTCCAACAGAAGAGCTGTTGACATGATATTACAGAAGATTGTTGAAGATCCTCAAAGTGGAAGCTGTCCAAATATCAGTTATGCAGATTACACAGGACCAGTGGCCAGTGCTAATCCTACCGGGTCCCCTTTCGCTAACACGGACTATATACAAAACAGAAGTACAGAGATAGGATTAGCTAATAATAACTTTGGtgcttttggttttggttttaatGGAAATGCCTTTGGAAACAATATAGGAGCTAGCATGACGAATCTGAACTTGAATGCAGCTTTAAGTGGTGGCACTAGTAATAGCATTAACAGTACAGCTTTGGATAACATAAAAATAACTCTGCGAGGAAATGGATTTTCAGATCAAGCAACCGAAGAAATAAGTACTGCCATGAACACTTTAGCTAGCTATGGTATATTAGCTAGTATGGGTTTAGGAATGGGCAGTTTGAATAATTTGGCAAACTTAGGAACTGGAAGCGGTCTAGGAACAGGACTGAATCTTAATTCATCTGGCTTGCAAGGCTCTAGCATGATGTCAAGTAGTACAACTTCAACCACAAGTGTGAGCAGCCCTTTCTTTAACACTACCACCAGTACTAACAGTGCTGGTAGCCTTTTTGGTCCAGTTGGCAGTGGGTCATCCGGATTAGGAAGTTCAGGCTCCACTGGAGCCAACTCTAGTCTTTTCAGTAATTCCTCTCCTAGTATTGGCAACGAAAGATATGGGGGAAGTCCAATGCTTAATGATTCATTTGGCAATGCTGCTAATTATCCCAGCAATCCTGGGTTCACTGGAACTCCAAGCATAGCTGGCGACAGGTCTCCTAATGTTAATCAAAATTCTTTTGGCCTCGGAACTGGCATCTATAGCCCTGCTGATGACAAATCAGCCCCGGCAACTAAGCAAGAGATGGAGGTTCCGGAGACAATTGTTGGAGCTATCCTGGGACCTGGCGGGAAAGGCATCGTGGAAATACAACAGTTCACGGGCACCAACATTCAGATTTCAAAAAAAGGAGTCTATGTACCTGGTACCCGTAATCGTGTTGTCACCATAACTGGTACTCCTAACAACATTTCCAAAGCCCAGTTATTTATCCAGCGGCGCCTCCAGCAAGAGGAAATGAAGAGGGCTCGTCAAGCTTCTACCCGTTAG
- the LOC115222483 gene encoding RNA-binding protein Nova-1 isoform X8 yields the protein MLNCKFKRKKGKKMNSCTIGTPDDYSCEYKSDSGENVHLKILVPSAAAGAIIGKGGETIAQVQKDAGARVKMSKANDHYPGTSERVCLITGSVEAVRKVHTFIMEKIREKPEPNPKLDENKSTYERHRQTIDLAAPTQFDRLQPSDSLEPFLQVKILVPNSTAGMIIGKGGIYIKQIKEESGAYVQISQKSKETNLPERCVTVAGDVESNRRAVDMILQKIVEDPQSGSCPNISYADYTGPVASANPTGSPFANTDYIQNRSTEIGLANNNFGAFGFGFNGNAFGNNIGASMTNLNLNAALSGGTSNSINSTALDNIKITLRGNGFSDQATEEISTAMNTLASYGILASMGLGMGSLNNLANLGTGSGLGTGLNLNSSGLQGSSMMSSSTTSTTSVSSPFFNTTTSTNSAGSLFGPVGSGSSGLGSSGSTGANSSLFSNSSPSIGNERYGGSPMLNDSFGNAANYPSNPGFTGTPSIAGDRSPNVNQNSFGLGTGIYSPADDKSAPATKQEMEVPETIVGAILGPGGKGIVEIQQFTGTNIQISKKGVYVPGTRNRVVTITGTPNNISKAQLFIQRRLQQEEMKRARQASTR from the exons GGGAGAATGTCCACCTTAAGATTTTAGTTCCAAGTGCAGCTGCTGGAGCCATTATTGGCAAAGGTGGAGAGACAATTGCACAAGTGCAGAAAGATGCAGGAGCCAGAGTAAAGATGTCGAAAGCTAATGATCATTATCCTG gGACATCCGAACGAGTGTGTCTTATAACTGGTTCAGTTGAAGCTGTTAGGAAAGTCCATACTTTTATTATGGAAAAAATCAGGGAAAAACCAGAACCTAACCCCAAATTAGATGAAAATAAAAGTACCTATGAACGGCACCGGCAG ACAATAGATTTAGCTGCTCCAACCCAATTTGACAGGCTCCAGCCCTCTGATAGTCTAGAACCATTTTTACAG GTGAAAATCTTAGTCCCTAATAGTACTGCAGGAATGATAATTGGTAAAGGTggcatttatataaaacaaattaaggAGGAAAGTGGAGCGTATGTGCAGATATCTCAAAagtcaaaagaaacaaatttgccAGAACGCTGTGTAACAGTTGCAG GTGATGTTGAGTCCAACAGAAGAGCTGTTGACATGATATTACAGAAGATTGTTGAAGATCCTCAAAGTGGAAGCTGTCCAAATATCAGTTATGCAGATTACACAGGACCAGTGGCCAGTGCTAATCCTACCGGGTCCCCTTTCGCTAACACGGACTATATACAAAACAGAAGTACAGAGATAGGATTAGCTAATAATAACTTTGGtgcttttggttttggttttaatGGAAATGCCTTTGGAAACAATATAGGAGCTAGCATGACGAATCTGAACTTGAATGCAGCTTTAAGTGGTGGCACTAGTAATAGCATTAACAGTACAGCTTTGGATAACATAAAAATAACTCTGCGAGGAAATGGATTTTCAGATCAAGCAACCGAAGAAATAAGTACTGCCATGAACACTTTAGCTAGCTATGGTATATTAGCTAGTATGGGTTTAGGAATGGGCAGTTTGAATAATTTGGCAAACTTAGGAACTGGAAGCGGTCTAGGAACAGGACTGAATCTTAATTCATCTGGCTTGCAAGGCTCTAGCATGATGTCAAGTAGTACAACTTCAACCACAAGTGTGAGCAGCCCTTTCTTTAACACTACCACCAGTACTAACAGTGCTGGTAGCCTTTTTGGTCCAGTTGGCAGTGGGTCATCCGGATTAGGAAGTTCAGGCTCCACTGGAGCCAACTCTAGTCTTTTCAGTAATTCCTCTCCTAGTATTGGCAACGAAAGATATGGGGGAAGTCCAATGCTTAATGATTCATTTGGCAATGCTGCTAATTATCCCAGCAATCCTGGGTTCACTGGAACTCCAAGCATAGCTGGCGACAGGTCTCCTAATGTTAATCAAAATTCTTTTGGCCTCGGAACTGGCATCTATAGCCCTGCTGATGACAAATCAGCCCCGGCAACTAAGCAAGAGATGGAGGTTCCGGAGACAATTGTTGGAGCTATCCTGGGACCTGGCGGGAAAGGCATCGTGGAAATACAACAGTTCACGGGCACCAACATTCAGATTTCAAAAAAAGGAGTCTATGTACCTGGTACCCGTAATCGTGTTGTCACCATAACTGGTACTCCTAACAACATTTCCAAAGCCCAGTTATTTATCCAGCGGCGCCTCCAGCAAGAGGAAATGAAGAGGGCTCGTCAAGCTTCTACCCGTTAG
- the LOC115222483 gene encoding RNA-binding protein Nova-1 isoform X6, which translates to MAMSFDGMNGSDMDTSDSRKRPSDAESDSGVTKRSNQGGGTIGTPDDYSCEYKSDSGENVHLKILVPSAAAGAIIGKGGETIAQVQKDAGARVKMSKANDHYPGTSERVCLITGSVEAVRKVHTFIMEKIREKPEPNPKLDENKSTYERHRQTIDLAAPTQFDRLQPSDSLEPFLQVKILVPNSTAGMIIGKGGIYIKQIKEESGAYVQISQKSKETNLPERCVTVAGDVESNRRAVDMILQKIVEDPQSGSCPNISYADYTGPVASANPTGSPFANTDYIQNRSTEIGLANNNFGAFGFGFNGNAFGNNIGASMTNLNLNAALSGGTSNSINSTALDNIKITLRGNGFSDQATEEISTAMNTLASYGILASMGLGMGSLNNLANLGTGSGLGTGLNLNSSGLQGSSMMSSSTTSTTSVSSPFFNTTTSTNSAGSLFGPVGSGSSGLGSSGSTGANSSLFSNSSPSIGNERYGGSPMLNDSFGNAANYPSNPGFTGTPSIAGDRSPNVNQNSFGLGTGIYSPADDKSAPATKQEMEVPETIVGAILGPGGKGIVEIQQFTGTNIQISKKGVYVPGTRNRVVTITGTPNNISKAQLFIQRRLQQEEMKRARQASTR; encoded by the exons GGGAGAATGTCCACCTTAAGATTTTAGTTCCAAGTGCAGCTGCTGGAGCCATTATTGGCAAAGGTGGAGAGACAATTGCACAAGTGCAGAAAGATGCAGGAGCCAGAGTAAAGATGTCGAAAGCTAATGATCATTATCCTG gGACATCCGAACGAGTGTGTCTTATAACTGGTTCAGTTGAAGCTGTTAGGAAAGTCCATACTTTTATTATGGAAAAAATCAGGGAAAAACCAGAACCTAACCCCAAATTAGATGAAAATAAAAGTACCTATGAACGGCACCGGCAG ACAATAGATTTAGCTGCTCCAACCCAATTTGACAGGCTCCAGCCCTCTGATAGTCTAGAACCATTTTTACAG GTGAAAATCTTAGTCCCTAATAGTACTGCAGGAATGATAATTGGTAAAGGTggcatttatataaaacaaattaaggAGGAAAGTGGAGCGTATGTGCAGATATCTCAAAagtcaaaagaaacaaatttgccAGAACGCTGTGTAACAGTTGCAG GTGATGTTGAGTCCAACAGAAGAGCTGTTGACATGATATTACAGAAGATTGTTGAAGATCCTCAAAGTGGAAGCTGTCCAAATATCAGTTATGCAGATTACACAGGACCAGTGGCCAGTGCTAATCCTACCGGGTCCCCTTTCGCTAACACGGACTATATACAAAACAGAAGTACAGAGATAGGATTAGCTAATAATAACTTTGGtgcttttggttttggttttaatGGAAATGCCTTTGGAAACAATATAGGAGCTAGCATGACGAATCTGAACTTGAATGCAGCTTTAAGTGGTGGCACTAGTAATAGCATTAACAGTACAGCTTTGGATAACATAAAAATAACTCTGCGAGGAAATGGATTTTCAGATCAAGCAACCGAAGAAATAAGTACTGCCATGAACACTTTAGCTAGCTATGGTATATTAGCTAGTATGGGTTTAGGAATGGGCAGTTTGAATAATTTGGCAAACTTAGGAACTGGAAGCGGTCTAGGAACAGGACTGAATCTTAATTCATCTGGCTTGCAAGGCTCTAGCATGATGTCAAGTAGTACAACTTCAACCACAAGTGTGAGCAGCCCTTTCTTTAACACTACCACCAGTACTAACAGTGCTGGTAGCCTTTTTGGTCCAGTTGGCAGTGGGTCATCCGGATTAGGAAGTTCAGGCTCCACTGGAGCCAACTCTAGTCTTTTCAGTAATTCCTCTCCTAGTATTGGCAACGAAAGATATGGGGGAAGTCCAATGCTTAATGATTCATTTGGCAATGCTGCTAATTATCCCAGCAATCCTGGGTTCACTGGAACTCCAAGCATAGCTGGCGACAGGTCTCCTAATGTTAATCAAAATTCTTTTGGCCTCGGAACTGGCATCTATAGCCCTGCTGATGACAAATCAGCCCCGGCAACTAAGCAAGAGATGGAGGTTCCGGAGACAATTGTTGGAGCTATCCTGGGACCTGGCGGGAAAGGCATCGTGGAAATACAACAGTTCACGGGCACCAACATTCAGATTTCAAAAAAAGGAGTCTATGTACCTGGTACCCGTAATCGTGTTGTCACCATAACTGGTACTCCTAACAACATTTCCAAAGCCCAGTTATTTATCCAGCGGCGCCTCCAGCAAGAGGAAATGAAGAGGGCTCGTCAAGCTTCTACCCGTTAG
- the LOC115222483 gene encoding RNA-binding protein Nova-1 isoform X9 has translation MATYGTSDISTPELPGTIGTPDDYSCEYKSDSGENVHLKILVPSAAAGAIIGKGGETIAQVQKDAGARVKMSKANDHYPGTSERVCLITGSVEAVRKVHTFIMEKIREKPEPNPKLDENKSTYERHRQTIDLAAPTQFDRLQPSDSLEPFLQVKILVPNSTAGMIIGKGGIYIKQIKEESGAYVQISQKSKETNLPERCVTVAGDVESNRRAVDMILQKIVEDPQSGSCPNISYADYTGPVASANPTGSPFANTDYIQNRSTEIGLANNNFGAFGFGFNGNAFGNNIGASMTNLNLNAALSGGTSNSINSTALDNIKITLRGNGFSDQATEEISTAMNTLASYGILASMGLGMGSLNNLANLGTGSGLGTGLNLNSSGLQGSSMMSSSTTSTTSVSSPFFNTTTSTNSAGSLFGPVGSGSSGLGSSGSTGANSSLFSNSSPSIGNERYGGSPMLNDSFGNAANYPSNPGFTGTPSIAGDRSPNVNQNSFGLGTGIYSPADDKSAPATKQEMEVPETIVGAILGPGGKGIVEIQQFTGTNIQISKKGVYVPGTRNRVVTITGTPNNISKAQLFIQRRLQQEEMKRARQASTR, from the exons GGGAGAATGTCCACCTTAAGATTTTAGTTCCAAGTGCAGCTGCTGGAGCCATTATTGGCAAAGGTGGAGAGACAATTGCACAAGTGCAGAAAGATGCAGGAGCCAGAGTAAAGATGTCGAAAGCTAATGATCATTATCCTG gGACATCCGAACGAGTGTGTCTTATAACTGGTTCAGTTGAAGCTGTTAGGAAAGTCCATACTTTTATTATGGAAAAAATCAGGGAAAAACCAGAACCTAACCCCAAATTAGATGAAAATAAAAGTACCTATGAACGGCACCGGCAG ACAATAGATTTAGCTGCTCCAACCCAATTTGACAGGCTCCAGCCCTCTGATAGTCTAGAACCATTTTTACAG GTGAAAATCTTAGTCCCTAATAGTACTGCAGGAATGATAATTGGTAAAGGTggcatttatataaaacaaattaaggAGGAAAGTGGAGCGTATGTGCAGATATCTCAAAagtcaaaagaaacaaatttgccAGAACGCTGTGTAACAGTTGCAG GTGATGTTGAGTCCAACAGAAGAGCTGTTGACATGATATTACAGAAGATTGTTGAAGATCCTCAAAGTGGAAGCTGTCCAAATATCAGTTATGCAGATTACACAGGACCAGTGGCCAGTGCTAATCCTACCGGGTCCCCTTTCGCTAACACGGACTATATACAAAACAGAAGTACAGAGATAGGATTAGCTAATAATAACTTTGGtgcttttggttttggttttaatGGAAATGCCTTTGGAAACAATATAGGAGCTAGCATGACGAATCTGAACTTGAATGCAGCTTTAAGTGGTGGCACTAGTAATAGCATTAACAGTACAGCTTTGGATAACATAAAAATAACTCTGCGAGGAAATGGATTTTCAGATCAAGCAACCGAAGAAATAAGTACTGCCATGAACACTTTAGCTAGCTATGGTATATTAGCTAGTATGGGTTTAGGAATGGGCAGTTTGAATAATTTGGCAAACTTAGGAACTGGAAGCGGTCTAGGAACAGGACTGAATCTTAATTCATCTGGCTTGCAAGGCTCTAGCATGATGTCAAGTAGTACAACTTCAACCACAAGTGTGAGCAGCCCTTTCTTTAACACTACCACCAGTACTAACAGTGCTGGTAGCCTTTTTGGTCCAGTTGGCAGTGGGTCATCCGGATTAGGAAGTTCAGGCTCCACTGGAGCCAACTCTAGTCTTTTCAGTAATTCCTCTCCTAGTATTGGCAACGAAAGATATGGGGGAAGTCCAATGCTTAATGATTCATTTGGCAATGCTGCTAATTATCCCAGCAATCCTGGGTTCACTGGAACTCCAAGCATAGCTGGCGACAGGTCTCCTAATGTTAATCAAAATTCTTTTGGCCTCGGAACTGGCATCTATAGCCCTGCTGATGACAAATCAGCCCCGGCAACTAAGCAAGAGATGGAGGTTCCGGAGACAATTGTTGGAGCTATCCTGGGACCTGGCGGGAAAGGCATCGTGGAAATACAACAGTTCACGGGCACCAACATTCAGATTTCAAAAAAAGGAGTCTATGTACCTGGTACCCGTAATCGTGTTGTCACCATAACTGGTACTCCTAACAACATTTCCAAAGCCCAGTTATTTATCCAGCGGCGCCTCCAGCAAGAGGAAATGAAGAGGGCTCGTCAAGCTTCTACCCGTTAG
- the LOC115222483 gene encoding RNA-binding protein Nova-1 isoform X10 gives MMASLQIWHKNQGENVHLKILVPSAAAGAIIGKGGETIAQVQKDAGARVKMSKANDHYPGTSERVCLITGSVEAVRKVHTFIMEKIREKPEPNPKLDENKSTYERHRQTIDLAAPTQFDRLQPSDSLEPFLQVKILVPNSTAGMIIGKGGIYIKQIKEESGAYVQISQKSKETNLPERCVTVAGDVESNRRAVDMILQKIVEDPQSGSCPNISYADYTGPVASANPTGSPFANTDYIQNRSTEIGLANNNFGAFGFGFNGNAFGNNIGASMTNLNLNAALSGGTSNSINSTALDNIKITLRGNGFSDQATEEISTAMNTLASYGILASMGLGMGSLNNLANLGTGSGLGTGLNLNSSGLQGSSMMSSSTTSTTSVSSPFFNTTTSTNSAGSLFGPVGSGSSGLGSSGSTGANSSLFSNSSPSIGNERYGGSPMLNDSFGNAANYPSNPGFTGTPSIAGDRSPNVNQNSFGLGTGIYSPADDKSAPATKQEMEVPETIVGAILGPGGKGIVEIQQFTGTNIQISKKGVYVPGTRNRVVTITGTPNNISKAQLFIQRRLQQEEMKRARQASTR, from the exons GGGAGAATGTCCACCTTAAGATTTTAGTTCCAAGTGCAGCTGCTGGAGCCATTATTGGCAAAGGTGGAGAGACAATTGCACAAGTGCAGAAAGATGCAGGAGCCAGAGTAAAGATGTCGAAAGCTAATGATCATTATCCTG gGACATCCGAACGAGTGTGTCTTATAACTGGTTCAGTTGAAGCTGTTAGGAAAGTCCATACTTTTATTATGGAAAAAATCAGGGAAAAACCAGAACCTAACCCCAAATTAGATGAAAATAAAAGTACCTATGAACGGCACCGGCAG ACAATAGATTTAGCTGCTCCAACCCAATTTGACAGGCTCCAGCCCTCTGATAGTCTAGAACCATTTTTACAG GTGAAAATCTTAGTCCCTAATAGTACTGCAGGAATGATAATTGGTAAAGGTggcatttatataaaacaaattaaggAGGAAAGTGGAGCGTATGTGCAGATATCTCAAAagtcaaaagaaacaaatttgccAGAACGCTGTGTAACAGTTGCAG GTGATGTTGAGTCCAACAGAAGAGCTGTTGACATGATATTACAGAAGATTGTTGAAGATCCTCAAAGTGGAAGCTGTCCAAATATCAGTTATGCAGATTACACAGGACCAGTGGCCAGTGCTAATCCTACCGGGTCCCCTTTCGCTAACACGGACTATATACAAAACAGAAGTACAGAGATAGGATTAGCTAATAATAACTTTGGtgcttttggttttggttttaatGGAAATGCCTTTGGAAACAATATAGGAGCTAGCATGACGAATCTGAACTTGAATGCAGCTTTAAGTGGTGGCACTAGTAATAGCATTAACAGTACAGCTTTGGATAACATAAAAATAACTCTGCGAGGAAATGGATTTTCAGATCAAGCAACCGAAGAAATAAGTACTGCCATGAACACTTTAGCTAGCTATGGTATATTAGCTAGTATGGGTTTAGGAATGGGCAGTTTGAATAATTTGGCAAACTTAGGAACTGGAAGCGGTCTAGGAACAGGACTGAATCTTAATTCATCTGGCTTGCAAGGCTCTAGCATGATGTCAAGTAGTACAACTTCAACCACAAGTGTGAGCAGCCCTTTCTTTAACACTACCACCAGTACTAACAGTGCTGGTAGCCTTTTTGGTCCAGTTGGCAGTGGGTCATCCGGATTAGGAAGTTCAGGCTCCACTGGAGCCAACTCTAGTCTTTTCAGTAATTCCTCTCCTAGTATTGGCAACGAAAGATATGGGGGAAGTCCAATGCTTAATGATTCATTTGGCAATGCTGCTAATTATCCCAGCAATCCTGGGTTCACTGGAACTCCAAGCATAGCTGGCGACAGGTCTCCTAATGTTAATCAAAATTCTTTTGGCCTCGGAACTGGCATCTATAGCCCTGCTGATGACAAATCAGCCCCGGCAACTAAGCAAGAGATGGAGGTTCCGGAGACAATTGTTGGAGCTATCCTGGGACCTGGCGGGAAAGGCATCGTGGAAATACAACAGTTCACGGGCACCAACATTCAGATTTCAAAAAAAGGAGTCTATGTACCTGGTACCCGTAATCGTGTTGTCACCATAACTGGTACTCCTAACAACATTTCCAAAGCCCAGTTATTTATCCAGCGGCGCCTCCAGCAAGAGGAAATGAAGAGGGCTCGTCAAGCTTCTACCCGTTAG